The following nucleotide sequence is from Nitratidesulfovibrio termitidis HI1.
ACCAGACCAACATCATGATTTCCGCGTTGCTCTACGTGATGCTGGGCCTTGGCCTGAACATCGTGGTGGGGCTTTCGGGCCAGCTGGTGCTGGGCTACGTGGCCTTCTACGCCGTGGGCGCCTACTCCTATGCCATCCTGAACAGCAACTTCGGCCTCGGTTTCTGGGCGGTGCTGCCCATCGGCGGGGCCATGGCCGCGTTGTTCGGCATCCTGCTGGGCTTTCCGGTGCTGCGCCTGCGCGGTGACTACCTGGCCATCGTCACCCTGGGCTTTGGCGAAATCATCCGCCTGGTGCTGGAAAACTGGAGCAGCTTCTCGCAGGGGCCCAGCGGCATCGCCAACATCGAGCGGCCCGGCCTGTTCGGCATGCAGCTTTCGGTCAGCGACGCCACCACCTATATCTACTACCTCATTCTGGCGGCGGTCATCGTCACCATCCTTGCGGTGACGCGCCTGAAGAATTCGCGCATCGGCCGCGCGTGGCAGGCCCTGCGCGAGGATGAAATCGCCTGTCAGGCCATGGGCATCGACATCACCACCACCAAGCTCACCGCATTCGCTCTGGGCGCGTGCTGGGCGGGTTTTGCCGGGGTCATCTTTGCGGCCAAGACCACCTTCATCAACCCGGCCAGCTTCACCTTCCTGGAATCGGCCATGGTGCTTGCCATGGTGGTGCTGGGGGGCATGGGCTCGGTCATCGGGGTCTCGGTGGGCGCGCTGGTGCTCATCCTGCTGCCCGAATACCTGCGCGCGTTCTCCGAGTACCGCATGCTCATCTTCGGCGCGACCATGGTGCTGATGATGGTCTTCCGCCCGCAGGGCCTCGTTTCGCCGGGGCGCACCAAGTACAACGTGCCCGACGCCGAAGGCGCCGGTGCTGACGCGGCGCGCCCCGCCGCCGGAGGCAACGCCTGATGTCCGCAACCACCGCCAATGCGGCTGCCGCCGTACTCGACGTCCGTTCCGTTTCCATGAATTTCGGGGGCCTGCGCGCCCTGAACGAAGTTGACCTGCAAGTGCGCCAGGGCGAGATAGTGGCGCTCATCGGCCCCAACGGGGCGGGCAAGACCACGTTCTTCAACTGCATCACCGGCATCTACGTGCCCACCGAAGGCACCGTGCACGTGACCCCGCGCGATGGCCGCACCGTTACCGTCAACGGTCTGAAGGCCAGCCAGGTCACCGCGCTGGGCATGTCGCGCACCTTCCAGAACATCCGGCTGTTCCCCACCATGAGCGTGCTGGAAAACGTGATGATCGGCCGCCACTGCCGTACCCGGGCGGGCATTCTGGGCGCGCTGCTGCGCGACCCCAAGACCCGCGCCGAGGAACAGCGCATCGTGGAAGAGAGCTACGCGCTGCTGCAAAGCGTGAACCTGCACCAGCACTACAAGGACGAGGCGCGCAACCTGCCCTACGGCGCCCAGCGCAGGCTGGAGATTGCCCGCGCGCTGGCCACGGAACCCTTCCTGCTCTGCCTCGACGAACCCGCCGCCGGCATGAACCCGCAGGAAACCCACGAACTCAAGGAACTCGTCATCGAGATCCGCGAGCGCCACAAGCTTTCCGTGCTGCTCATCGAGCACGACATGAGCATGGTCATGTCGCTGTCGGACCGTATCTACGTCATGGAGTACGGTTCGAAGATCGCCGAGGGCACCCCCGAGGAAGTGAGCAAGAATCCCAGGGTCATCAAGGCCTACCTGGGCGAGGAATCCCATGCTTGAGCTGCGTAACGTCAATGCCTTCTATGGCAACATCCAGGCCCTGCGCGACATCAACCTGACCATCGGTCAGGGCGAGATCGTCACTCTTATCGGCGCCAACGGCGCGGGCAAGACCACCACGCTGATGACCGTGTGCGGCGCGGTGCCCCCGCGCACCGGCGAGGTGCTGTTCGAGGGCAAGCCCATCCACACCATGAAGCCCAACGAGATCGTGCGTCTGGGCATCAGCCAGGTGCCGGAAGGGCGGCTGATCTTTCCCGACCTGACGGTGCAGGAAAACCTGGACCTTGGCGCGTTCCTGCGCAACGACAAGGACGGCATCGCCCGCGATCTGGACTACATCTTCGGCCTGTTCCCCATCCTCGCGCAGCGCCGCAAGCAGGCGGGGGGCACCCTTTCCGGCGGCGAACAGCAGATGCTGGCCATTTCGCGCGCCATCATGGGCAGGCCGCGCCTGCTGCTGCTGGACGAACCCTCGCTGGGCCTTGCGCCCATCATCATCCAGCAGATCTTCGACATCATTCGCAAGATCAACGCCGACGGCACCACGGTGTTCCTGGTGGAGCAGAATGCCAACCAGGCCCTGAAGATCGCCCACCGTGCGTACGTCATGGAAACCGGGCGCATCACCCTGGAAGACACCGCCGCCAACCTGCTGGTGAACGAAGACGTGAAAAAGGCCTACCTCGGCATGTAGCCGGGGCGGCTGACCATGTGGCCCCGTACGCGGGGCGTGCACATTGCCTGGCGTGGGCGGTCCTTTCCGAAAGGGGAGGGCCGCTCTTTTTTGTCGGCGGGGTGGAGAAGCGGGCAGGTGCGACCAGATGCAGGCGGGTGCGTGTAGGTACAGTCAGAGTCAGGCCGTTGCGCCGGAATGTGGCAGGTCGCCTGGATGCCACCGGGCGCGGAATGTGAACAGGGGCCGCCGTCCCTCCTCCGCGCGGAATGGGACGGACGGCCCCCGTATCAGAGCCCGTTGTTCGCGGGGCCGCCACTCCGCAGACGCGCTCCTGGTGGACGCGTACGCGGGGTGTTCGGTCGCGGTCAGGCGGGCAGCGGGCCGAGGAGAAGCGCCGACAGCATGGCGCAGGCCATGGCTATGGCGACAGAGGTACAGAACAGGCGCATGGTCATGCCTCCCGTGTACGTGCCGGACCGCGCTGGCCTTGATTGGCGCGGCGCGGTTGCCGGTTGTTGTCGGTGGTTGAAGTAATGGTCGGCCCGGATTGCGGGGCGTGGGCCTGCGTGCTTCGGGCATCAGGCTGTTGCGCCAGTTCGGCGAGTTCCGTGAGCTCCGCCGTGGTCAGCGGACGGCGCAGGGTGGCGGAAAGTTCTCGCACCGCCTCGACGATGGCGGGCAGTTCGTCCGGGGGGGGCAGGATGGAAAGTTCGGACAGGGCGGCGGCCACGGCGGCCACGCCGCTCTTGCGGCCCACGCCCATGCGGCGATTGCCGCCCACGAGTTCCGGCGGGAAGGGTTCGAACAGGCCCGGGTCGCGCCGCACGCCGTGGGCGTGCAGGCCGCTTTCCACGGCAAAGATGTCGCGTCCGGCCACGGGCCAGTGACGCGGTACGGACAGCGAGGCGGCCTGGGCCACGTGGGCGCACAACCCGCGCAGGGGCGCAAGGTCGAACGACGCCCGGCCACGCACCACCAGAGCGGCGGCCAGTTCTTCCAATCGGGCCACTCCGGCCCGCTCGCCAAGACCCAGTACGGAAACGTCGGCGCAGTCCGCGCCGCATTCCAGCGCGGTGAGGGCGTTGGCCGTGGCCATGCCGCAATCGTTGTGGAAATGGGTGCCGATGGAGACCCGGCGCGCACGGGGGGCCGAGCCGTCCAGCCGGGCGTTTTCCAGTTCCGTGCGCAGCGCGCGCACCATGTCCGCCACCTCCAGCGGGGTGTACAGACCAACGGTGTCGCTCAGGCGTACCCGGTGCGCGCCGTGCGCGGCGGCGTGGCGCGCCACGGCGACCACGAAGGCACGTTCCGCGCGCGAGGCGTCCTCCATGCCCACGGTCACGTGTTCGATGCCCAGCATGCGCGCTTCGGCCAGGGTGGTGGCCAGCAGGTCGAGCAGGGCGGGCCTGCCCAGGCCCAGCCGCCGGGCAAGGTGCGCATCGGATACGGGCACCCCCACGCAGACCCGCCGCGCCCCGCAGGCCACGGCGGCGCGCAGGTCCTCGGGGCGGCAGCGGCACCACGCGGCGGCTGCCAGGCCAGGGGCCACGCGCGCCGCAAGTGCCAGCATGTCCGCAAGGTCGTCACGCCCGGCCCAGCCCACCTCGGCTTCCGGTACGCCCACGGCGGCAAGGCCGCGCAGGACGCGCTCGCGGTCGGCAACGGACAGGTAGGTGCCGAAGGACTGTTCCCCTTCGCGCAGGGTGGTGTCGAGCAGCATGGGGCCTCCGAAAAGAATGGCGGAGCCGTCCCGACCCCACAGGAACAGGTGCGGGTGTTGGCGGGGAAAGAGGTCGGGACGGACCTCCGCGTGAACCGGATGCCCTACCCCTGCATCGTCAATGCCAAACCCCCATCAGATGGAAAGGCGGTGCGGGGTGCGTCCGGCTCACATCCGGCTCACATCCGGCTCGTGCCGCCCCTGCATGCCTGCCCGGCGTAACCCGCTGGCGGGTCGCGTTTCATTGCATCCCCTAGTGCCCCTGCGCTTCGGTGCGGCTGACACGGTGCCGCCATCCTTCGTGCCGGTGCTGCTGGCCTTGGCGTACACGCGCGTCGCAAATCCTGCCGTTTTGCCGCATCGCTCCCTCTGTCTTCCTTTTCAGGCCCTGTTCCGATCATGTCGGGCACAACGCATTTGTCGCATACGACAAAATAGTCGGTGCATACGTGTAGCGTCCGACGTGCGTCATGAACTCGTGGCGCGCGAATAACGTATGCCATTTTAACCTATTACCTCTTGTTGCACGCACTGGCACGGGGTTTGCCCTATGCGTGTCGTTGCATGGGCACGCCAGTCACGGCGAACACACCCCGGCCAATCCAACACCCGGTCGGGCGTGAATCTTCAGGAGGATATCATGAGAAAGGTGGCCATCTACGGTAAGGGCGGCATCGGCAAGTCCACGACCACGCAGAACACCGTCGCGGGTCTCGCGGAAGCTCTGGGGCGCAAGGTCATGGTCGTCGGCTGCGACCCCAAGGCCGACTCCACCCGTCTGCTGCTGGGCGGCCTGGCCCAGAAGTCGGTGCTCGACACCCTGCGTGACGAGGGCGAGGACGTGGAACTCGATGATATCCGCAAGCCCGGCTACTCCACCACCCTCTGCGTGGAATCGGGCGGCCCCGAACCGGGCGTCGGCTGTGCGGGGCGAGGCATCATCACCTCCATCAACATGCTGGAATCCCTCGGCGCGTACGAGGAAGACCAGAAGCTGGACTACGTGTTCTACGACGTTCTCGGTGACGTTGTGTGCGGCGGCTTCGCCATGCCCATCCGCGACGGCAAGGCCGAGGAAATCTACATCGTGTGCTCCGGCGAAATGATGGCCATGTACGCGGCCAACAACATCTGCAAGGGCATCATGAAGTACGCCGAATCGGGCACCGTGCGCCTTGGCGGCCTGATCTGCAACTCGCGTAACGTGGACAACGAAAAGGAAATGATCGAGGAGCTGGCCCGCAAGATCGGCACCCAGATGATCTACTTCGTCCCGCGCGACAACCAGGTGCAGCGCGCCGAAATTCACCGCCAGACCGTCATCGAGTTCTCGCCCGAACACGGCCAGGCCCAGCACTACCGCAATCTGGCGAAAGCCATCGACGAAAACGAAATGTTCGTGGTGCCGAAGCCCCTCCAGATCTCGGAGCTGGAAAAGCTGCTGATGGATTACGGCCTGTTCGAAGCCTAGACGAACCATTTCCACCACCACCCACAATCTGAAGGAGAACGGCGATGATGATCATGGTTCGTGCCATCGTGAGACCCGAAAAATCCGACGACGTACTGGCTGCCCTCATGGCCGCAGGCTTTCCGGCCGTGACCAAGATGTCCGTGGCCGGGCGCGGCAAGCAGCGCGGCATCAAGATCGGCGAAATCACCTACGACGAAATTCCCAAGACCCTGCTGATCAGCGTGGTGAAGGCCAGCGAAAAGCAGTTCGTCATCGACACCATCATGGAAGCGGCCCGCACCGGCGCCAAGGGCGCCTTCGGCGACGGCAAGATCTTCGTCACCTCGGTTGAAGAGGTCTACACCATCAGCTCCGGCGTGAAGGAACCCGACATCGAGGAGGCCGCGGCATGAAGGAGATCATGGCCGTTGTGCGCCTGAACAAGATGAACCAGACCAAGAAGGCGCTGACCGAAGCGGGCGTGAACGGTTTCTACGCTCACGAGGCCTTCGGTCGGGGCAAGGGGCTGGTCAGCAGCGACCTGCTGGAAGGCGCCAAGGAAGGGTTCGAAGAGGCCGTGGAACTGCTCGGTGAAAAGGGCAGACTGTATTCCAAGCGCGTGGTCACCGTGGTGGTGCCCAACGACCAGGTCAGCGACGTGGTCGAGGCCATCATCAAGGTGAACCAGACGGGCAAGCCCGGCGACGGCAAGATCTTCGTCACCGCCGTTCCGGAAGCCCACCGTGTGAGAACCGCCGAGCATGGCGACAAAGCCATCCTGTAGGCGCGTTGCAAGGGTTCTTTTGCCCGCTGACGGACTGACCCGAAGGGCGCGAAGCGTGGCCGTTAGGCGAGCGTGCGAGCCTTACGGACATCAAGAGCGAAGCGTCAAACTTCGGCCGCCGACTCGGTCAAATACAAGAAGAGTATGTTCCCTCGCGGCCGCCTCGTTTTCCTGGCCAGCGAACAAAACTACACCTTGCAACCACGCCTACTGCTAGCAACGAGGTACATCATGGCTTTGAAGCACAAGAGCATCCCCGACGTCGCGACCGTCAAGGAAGAACTGCTCAAGAAGTATCCCACCAAGGTCGCCCGCAAGCGTGCCAAGCAGATCGTCATCAACGACGTGAAGGACGGCGACGTGGTGCCCGAGGTGCAGGCCAACGTGCGCACCACGCCCGGCATCATCACCATGCGCGGCTGCACCTACGCAGGGTGCAAGGGCGTTATCCTGGGCCCCACCCGCGATATCGTGAACATCACGCACGGGCCCATCGGCTGCGGGTTCTATTCGTGGCTCACCCGCCGCAACCAGACCAAGGCGCCGTTCGAATCGTCCGAAAACTTCATGCCCTACGCCTTTTCCACGGACATGCAGGACGAGGACATCATCTTCGGCGGCGAAAAGAAGCTGATCGCGGCCATCCAGGAGGCCTACGACACCTTCCACCCCAAGGCCATCGCCATCTTCGCCACCTGTCCGGTGGGCCTCATCGGCGACGACATCCACGCCGTGGCCCGCAAGATGAAGGAAAAGCTGGGCATCAACATCTTTGCCTTCAGCTGCGAAGGGTACAAGGGCGTCTCGCAGTCCGCGGGTCACCACATCGCCAACAACCAGATCTTCACCCACGTGGTGGGCGAGGACGATACCCCCAAGCTTGGCGAATACAAGATCAACATGCTGGGCGAGTACAACATCGGCGGTGATGCCTTCGAACTGGAACGCGTGCTGGAAAAGTGCGGCATCACCCTGGTGTCCACCTTCAGCGGCAACTCCACCTACGAGCATTTCGCCACCGCCCACCAGGCCGACCTGAACGCCGTCATGTGCCACCGTTCCATCAACTACGTGGCCGAAATGATGGAGACCAAGTACGGCATCCCGTGGATCAAGGTGAACTTCATCGGTGCGGAATCCTCTGCCAAGTCGCTGCGCAAGATCGCCCAGTACTTCGGCGACAAGAAGCTGATCGACCGGGTGGAAGAAGTCATCGCCGAAGAAATGCCCGCCGTGTACGCGGCCCTGGAAGAAGTGAAGCCCTTCACCGAAGGCAAGACGGCCATGCTGTTCGTGGGTGGCTCGCGCGCTCACCACTACCAGGACCTGTTCACCGAAATGGGCATGAAGACCATCGCCGCCGGGTACGAATTCGCCCACCGCGACGACTACGAAGGCCGCAAGGTGATGCCCAGCATCAAGGTGGACGCCGACAGCCGCAACATTGAAGAAATCGAGGTCACCCCGGACGCCACCCGCTTTGTCCCGCGCAAGTCTGACGAAGACCTGAAGCGCCTCACCGAGGAAGGCTTCACCTTCAAGGATTACGAAGGGATGATGCCCCAGATGGAATCCAACACCCTCGTCATCGATGACCTGAACCAGTACGAGGCCGACAAGCTGATCGAACTCCTGAAGCCCGACGTGTTCTGCGCGGGCATCAAGGAAAAGTTCTCGGTGCAGAAGATGGGCGTGCCCATGAAGCAGCTGCACAGCTACGACTACGGCGGACCCTATGCGGGCTTCAAGGGCGCGGTGAACTTCTACACGGAAATCAAGCGCCTGGTCACCAGCAAGGTCTGGTCCGACCTCAAGGCCCCCTGGGAAGAAAACCCCGAGCTCTCGGCAACCTACGTCTGGGAATAACGGGCAAGGAAGGGAAACGACATGCTGCTCAGACATACCCCGACGGAAATCAAGGAGCGCTCGGCGCTCAACATCAACCCGGCCAAGACCTGCCAGCCCATCGGCGCCATGTACGCGGGCCTGGGCATCAAGGGCTGCCTGCCGCACAGCCACGGTTCGCAGGGCTGCTGCGCCTACCACCGCAGCACCCTGACCCGCCACTACAAGGAACCCGTGTCGGCGGCCACCAGCTCGTTCACGGAAGGCGCCTCGGTGTTCGGCGGACAGGCCAACCTGTTGCAGGCCATCGAAAACATCTTCTCGGTGTACGAACCGGAAGTCATCGCCGTGCACACCACCTGCCTGTCCGAAACCATTGGCGACGACCTGAAGCAGATTGTCGACAAGGCGGAGAAGGAAGGCAAGGTGCCCGCGGGCAAGCAGGTGATCTTTGCCTCCACGCCCAGCTACGTGGGTTCGCACGTCACCGGCTTCTCCAACATGGTCAAGGGCATGGTAAAGTGCCTGGCCGTTTCTACCGGCAAGAAGAACGGCAAGGTCAACATCATTCCCGGCTGGGTGGAACCTGCGGACATGGAGGAGATCAAGCGCATCGCCGGCATGATCGGCGTGTCCTACACCATGTTCCCGGATACCTCCGGCGTGCTCAACGGCCCGCTGACCGGCGAGTACCACATGTTCCCCGATGCGGGCACCCCGGTCGAGGACATCCGCGCCGCGGGCGATGCCATCGGCACGCTGGCCCTGGGCGAATGGTGTTCCGCCGATGCGGCCCGCACCCTGGATTCGCAGTGCAAGGTGCCCTGCCGGGTGCTGGACATCCCCATCGGGCTGAAGGCCACCGACCGCTTCATCGACACCCTGCGCACCGTGGCTGGCACCTCCGTGCCCGACACCGTGAACTTCGAACGTGGCCAGCTCATCGACGTCATCTCGGACTACCACCAGTACTTCTTCGGCAAGAAGGTGGCACTGGTGGGCGACCCGGACCAGCTCATCGCGCTGACCGAGTTCCTGCTGACGCTCGACATGCAGCCCGTCCACGTGGTTACCGGCACGCCGGGCAAGAAGTTCGAGGCGCGCATCAAGGAATTGTGCGCGGGCAAGGGCTTTGACGTCAATGTGCGCGCCGCGGGCGACATGTTCCTGCTCCATCAGTGGATCAAGAACCAGCCCGTCGATCTCATCATGGGCAACACCTACTGCAAGTACATCGCCCGTGACGAAGACATCCCCTACGTGCGCTTCGGCTTCCCCATCGTGGACCGGGTGGGCCACCAGTACTTCCCGGTGACGGGGTACAAGGGCGGCATCCGCCTGATGGAAAAGATCCTGGGCGTCCTGCTCGACCGCGCCGACCGTGACGCGCCCGAGGAGAAGTTCGAACTGGTCTACTAGGGCGTGCGGTCACGAGCGTCCTTTTGCCCTCTGCCTTCGTCAGAACAAGTTTTTATTCCGGTCACGTACGAGAAGAGTACGCTCCCTCCATAAAAAATTGTCCTTCCTTGGCAGAGCACAAAAATCCTGCTCGTGACGACACACCCAGCAACCGCATCCTTTCCGCCCGGCGCCGCTTGGCACCACACGGAGCCTTGAGGCGCCGGGCGGAGAACCCCACGGAGACACCATGAGCGGCGCACCCCACTGTATGCACACGAACGGACGGCCCGGCGGCTGGCTGCTGCTGCCGGTGGCGCCGCGTTCCAACGCCCGCAGCCGTCATGGCGATACGGGCGTGAGCACCCCGTGCGCCTGCGGAACGCAGCCTGCGTCCCCTGCCATGCTGCCGCACGAGGCGCTGGAGCACCTGCGTACGGTCATGGAATCGGGCGCGGTGGTGGACACGGTGGGCATTGCCGGTCCCGGCGATCCGTTCGCCGTGCCCGACCGCACCCTGGAAACCCTGCATCTGGTGCGCGCCGCCTACCCGCACATCACTCTGTGCGTGACCACCAACGGCCTTGGCGTGGCCAGCCATGCCGCCGCACTGGCGGACCTTGGCGTCAGCCACGTCACCCTGCTCATGGACGCCGTGGACCCGGAACTGGTGGACACCCTGTACGCCTGGATCCGCCCCGGCACCCGCACCCTGCGGCCCGGCGAGGGCGCCGCGCTGCTCGTGGACGAGCAGGCCGTGGCCCTGGCCGCGCTGGTCAAGGCGGGCATCGAGGTCGCGGTGTGCGTCACCGTGTACCCCGGCATCAACGATACCCATGTGGGCGACATCGCTGCCGCAGCCAAGGTGCTGGGCGCCTCGGGCATCTACGTGCTGCCCTTCGTTCCCGCCGAGGACACGGCAGGCCCTGTGCCCGCTGCCGACGCGGCCACCATGGACGCCGCCCGCAACGCGGCCGCCGCCTGGCTGCCCGTGCTTGACGCCTCTGCCCGCGACGGTCTGCCCGTCGCGCGGCGCACCGGCATGGGATGCGGCGAACCCGTGGCCGTCACCGCAGGCTCCGGCCTGCCGGTGCCCGGCGGTGACAGGCCCTACGTGGCCGTGGCCAGCAGCGATGGTTTTGACGTGGATGAACACCTTGGGCACGCCCGCCAGTTTCTGGTGTACGGGCCCAAGGCCGGTCCTGGGGACGGACCCCAGAACGATCCCACGGTCGGTCCCATGGTCGGGCCGGTGGAGTTGCTGGGCGTGCGCCCGGCACCGCCCGCCGGTTCCGGCGACGCCCGGTGGGAGGCGCTGGCCGCCGTCCTGTCCGACTGCACCTACCTGCTGGTGTCCAGCGCGGGCCAGCGCCCCGTGGAATACCTGGCCGGCAAGGGGCTGCGCGTCATCCAGACCGAAGACAACATCGAGGGCCTCGTGG
It contains:
- a CDS encoding radical SAM protein, encoding MSGAPHCMHTNGRPGGWLLLPVAPRSNARSRHGDTGVSTPCACGTQPASPAMLPHEALEHLRTVMESGAVVDTVGIAGPGDPFAVPDRTLETLHLVRAAYPHITLCVTTNGLGVASHAAALADLGVSHVTLLMDAVDPELVDTLYAWIRPGTRTLRPGEGAALLVDEQAVALAALVKAGIEVAVCVTVYPGINDTHVGDIAAAAKVLGASGIYVLPFVPAEDTAGPVPAADAATMDAARNAAAAWLPVLDASARDGLPVARRTGMGCGEPVAVTAGSGLPVPGGDRPYVAVASSDGFDVDEHLGHARQFLVYGPKAGPGDGPQNDPTVGPMVGPVELLGVRPAPPAGSGDARWEALAAVLSDCTYLLVSSAGQRPVEYLAGKGLRVIQTEDNIEGLVDVLYGGGKKGRKRGKGRTV
- a CDS encoding ABC transporter permease subunit produces the protein MQGLKKSILVSLWFMFLTFPLMVIRIDSLKGTIDWRWENMLGMGVGTFVLSFVWRFMLARKEAGRAATAGGAMSTRGAWFERLRSDPKAAVPALAVLLAAFLVLPWVVSTYQTNIMISALLYVMLGLGLNIVVGLSGQLVLGYVAFYAVGAYSYAILNSNFGLGFWAVLPIGGAMAALFGILLGFPVLRLRGDYLAIVTLGFGEIIRLVLENWSSFSQGPSGIANIERPGLFGMQLSVSDATTYIYYLILAAVIVTILAVTRLKNSRIGRAWQALREDEIACQAMGIDITTTKLTAFALGACWAGFAGVIFAAKTTFINPASFTFLESAMVLAMVVLGGMGSVIGVSVGALVLILLPEYLRAFSEYRMLIFGATMVLMMVFRPQGLVSPGRTKYNVPDAEGAGADAARPAAGGNA
- the nifD gene encoding nitrogenase molybdenum-iron protein alpha chain, translated to MALKHKSIPDVATVKEELLKKYPTKVARKRAKQIVINDVKDGDVVPEVQANVRTTPGIITMRGCTYAGCKGVILGPTRDIVNITHGPIGCGFYSWLTRRNQTKAPFESSENFMPYAFSTDMQDEDIIFGGEKKLIAAIQEAYDTFHPKAIAIFATCPVGLIGDDIHAVARKMKEKLGINIFAFSCEGYKGVSQSAGHHIANNQIFTHVVGEDDTPKLGEYKINMLGEYNIGGDAFELERVLEKCGITLVSTFSGNSTYEHFATAHQADLNAVMCHRSINYVAEMMETKYGIPWIKVNFIGAESSAKSLRKIAQYFGDKKLIDRVEEVIAEEMPAVYAALEEVKPFTEGKTAMLFVGGSRAHHYQDLFTEMGMKTIAAGYEFAHRDDYEGRKVMPSIKVDADSRNIEEIEVTPDATRFVPRKSDEDLKRLTEEGFTFKDYEGMMPQMESNTLVIDDLNQYEADKLIELLKPDVFCAGIKEKFSVQKMGVPMKQLHSYDYGGPYAGFKGAVNFYTEIKRLVTSKVWSDLKAPWEENPELSATYVWE
- the nifK gene encoding nitrogenase molybdenum-iron protein subunit beta — protein: MLLRHTPTEIKERSALNINPAKTCQPIGAMYAGLGIKGCLPHSHGSQGCCAYHRSTLTRHYKEPVSAATSSFTEGASVFGGQANLLQAIENIFSVYEPEVIAVHTTCLSETIGDDLKQIVDKAEKEGKVPAGKQVIFASTPSYVGSHVTGFSNMVKGMVKCLAVSTGKKNGKVNIIPGWVEPADMEEIKRIAGMIGVSYTMFPDTSGVLNGPLTGEYHMFPDAGTPVEDIRAAGDAIGTLALGEWCSADAARTLDSQCKVPCRVLDIPIGLKATDRFIDTLRTVAGTSVPDTVNFERGQLIDVISDYHQYFFGKKVALVGDPDQLIALTEFLLTLDMQPVHVVTGTPGKKFEARIKELCAGKGFDVNVRAAGDMFLLHQWIKNQPVDLIMGNTYCKYIARDEDIPYVRFGFPIVDRVGHQYFPVTGYKGGIRLMEKILGVLLDRADRDAPEEKFELVY
- a CDS encoding P-II family nitrogen regulator is translated as MKEIMAVVRLNKMNQTKKALTEAGVNGFYAHEAFGRGKGLVSSDLLEGAKEGFEEAVELLGEKGRLYSKRVVTVVVPNDQVSDVVEAIIKVNQTGKPGDGKIFVTAVPEAHRVRTAEHGDKAIL
- a CDS encoding ABC transporter ATP-binding protein, which produces MLELRNVNAFYGNIQALRDINLTIGQGEIVTLIGANGAGKTTTLMTVCGAVPPRTGEVLFEGKPIHTMKPNEIVRLGISQVPEGRLIFPDLTVQENLDLGAFLRNDKDGIARDLDYIFGLFPILAQRRKQAGGTLSGGEQQMLAISRAIMGRPRLLLLDEPSLGLAPIIIQQIFDIIRKINADGTTVFLVEQNANQALKIAHRAYVMETGRITLEDTAANLLVNEDVKKAYLGM
- a CDS encoding P-II family nitrogen regulator encodes the protein MMIMVRAIVRPEKSDDVLAALMAAGFPAVTKMSVAGRGKQRGIKIGEITYDEIPKTLLISVVKASEKQFVIDTIMEAARTGAKGAFGDGKIFVTSVEEVYTISSGVKEPDIEEAAA
- a CDS encoding LeuA family protein, whose protein sequence is MLLDTTLREGEQSFGTYLSVADRERVLRGLAAVGVPEAEVGWAGRDDLADMLALAARVAPGLAAAAWCRCRPEDLRAAVACGARRVCVGVPVSDAHLARRLGLGRPALLDLLATTLAEARMLGIEHVTVGMEDASRAERAFVVAVARHAAAHGAHRVRLSDTVGLYTPLEVADMVRALRTELENARLDGSAPRARRVSIGTHFHNDCGMATANALTALECGADCADVSVLGLGERAGVARLEELAAALVVRGRASFDLAPLRGLCAHVAQAASLSVPRHWPVAGRDIFAVESGLHAHGVRRDPGLFEPFPPELVGGNRRMGVGRKSGVAAVAAALSELSILPPPDELPAIVEAVRELSATLRRPLTTAELTELAELAQQPDARSTQAHAPQSGPTITSTTDNNRQPRRANQGQRGPARTREA
- the nifH gene encoding nitrogenase iron protein; translation: MRKVAIYGKGGIGKSTTTQNTVAGLAEALGRKVMVVGCDPKADSTRLLLGGLAQKSVLDTLRDEGEDVELDDIRKPGYSTTLCVESGGPEPGVGCAGRGIITSINMLESLGAYEEDQKLDYVFYDVLGDVVCGGFAMPIRDGKAEEIYIVCSGEMMAMYAANNICKGIMKYAESGTVRLGGLICNSRNVDNEKEMIEELARKIGTQMIYFVPRDNQVQRAEIHRQTVIEFSPEHGQAQHYRNLAKAIDENEMFVVPKPLQISELEKLLMDYGLFEA
- a CDS encoding ABC transporter ATP-binding protein is translated as MSATTANAAAAVLDVRSVSMNFGGLRALNEVDLQVRQGEIVALIGPNGAGKTTFFNCITGIYVPTEGTVHVTPRDGRTVTVNGLKASQVTALGMSRTFQNIRLFPTMSVLENVMIGRHCRTRAGILGALLRDPKTRAEEQRIVEESYALLQSVNLHQHYKDEARNLPYGAQRRLEIARALATEPFLLCLDEPAAGMNPQETHELKELVIEIRERHKLSVLLIEHDMSMVMSLSDRIYVMEYGSKIAEGTPEEVSKNPRVIKAYLGEESHA